In a single window of the Micromonospora sp. WMMD1155 genome:
- a CDS encoding DUF4129 domain-containing protein has protein sequence MTDGTRPPAPSPAVETGVLRPALGLLRRWWPVAAVAVLLGGAAMASANSSLGTSRIPPAAENVPWVPEYPTVEPSASIPVEPRDAGEATQAHIPQWIATVAMVLLGLAILAALGYLTWVLIRGALRRTTRTLPTQRARRTAEGTAREVVAALDAGLVELDDRDTDPRVAVIACWVRLEEAAAAAGVPRLAGDTPTDLVSRLLRGDPAAGVPAIVSADVLAEFAHVYREARYATRPVDERTRDQARAALRRLRGELTSTVVTP, from the coding sequence ATGACAGACGGAACACGCCCACCCGCGCCGTCACCGGCCGTCGAGACCGGTGTGTTGCGCCCGGCGCTCGGCCTGCTTCGTCGGTGGTGGCCGGTCGCCGCGGTCGCCGTGCTGCTCGGCGGCGCCGCGATGGCGTCCGCCAACTCGTCGCTCGGGACCAGCCGGATCCCGCCGGCCGCGGAGAACGTCCCCTGGGTGCCCGAGTACCCGACCGTCGAGCCGTCCGCGTCCATCCCGGTCGAGCCACGCGACGCCGGCGAGGCCACCCAGGCGCACATCCCGCAGTGGATCGCGACCGTGGCGATGGTCCTGCTCGGACTGGCCATCCTCGCGGCTCTCGGCTACCTGACCTGGGTGCTGATCCGGGGCGCGCTGCGTCGTACCACCCGGACGCTGCCGACGCAGCGGGCCCGACGTACCGCCGAGGGCACGGCCCGCGAGGTGGTCGCCGCCCTCGACGCCGGCCTGGTGGAGTTGGACGACCGGGACACCGACCCACGGGTGGCGGTGATCGCCTGCTGGGTGCGCCTGGAGGAGGCCGCCGCCGCGGCGGGAGTGCCCCGGCTCGCCGGCGACACCCCCACCGACCTGGTCAGCCGACTGCTGCGCGGCGACCCGGCGGCCGGCGTGCCGGCGATCGTCAGCGCCGACGTGCTGGCCGAGTTCGCGCACGTCTACCGGGAGGCCCGGTACGCCACCCGCCCGGTCGACGAACGCACCCGCGACCAGGCCCGCGCCGCGTTGCGCCGCCTGCGCGGCGAGCTGACCTCGACGGTGGTGACCCCGTGA